The genomic DNA AACATACAACTCTTCCTGCAATTTTTAATGGTGTATCAAAAAAAGTTGAGTGAATCATTCCACCATAAGGAGCTACATTTAATAAAGTATAACCATATTTATATATAACTGGATTTGCTTTTATTTTATAACATGGTGAGTCTGAATGTGCACTAGTTAGTCTAAAGCTTTTAAAGTTTTTATTATTAGGTATTTTAAACGCAATAATAGATGAATCATTTCTAACTTTAAAATATGAACCACCTAATTTTACTTTTTCTACTCTTTTTAAATCTTCAAATCCTTCAGCTTCTAACATATTTTTTAAGTTTTCAACAGCATGAAAAGCAGTTCCACTTTTCTCAATAAACTTCATAAAATTTTTAATTTCCATTTATCTCTCCTTTAATATCTTTTCTAAAAAAATACTATTTTTTCATCTATACTACAATTCTATCATATTTTTACATTAAATATCTACTATATTTATGAGTTCTTTTAAACTTCTTATACACTATAAATTCAAATTAGCTGATTATATATTCTTGCTAAAATAAAAAGACCAAAAATCAATTACATGACTTTTAGTCTGAGAAAAATTAAACTATTCTATATATTCATTTATATTTTTACAACGTTTTATTTTCATTGTATATCCTAATATTCCCCACTTATCAAAAGAACCTTTCAAATTCAATGTATCCTCATCTAAAATACTTGCCGTTCCATAATACATCTTTCCATTCCATGAATCATAAATCCAACCACCAATAAGTTTATTATCACTACCTTTATATAATCCTCCAACAACCCTCAATCCAATAATCTTTCTATTTCTTAAATTTTTATTAGGATTTTTTCTATCTATTTGTTCTTGCCCTGCCATCTTATCTTTTTCAGGATACACACGATCTTTTAACCATCGAACGTAACCTATATACTCTAAATTTTCTTTTTTTATTTCAATTATGACTTTTTCATTGGGTAACAACCAATATCCTAAATACAAATCTTTACCATAACTATTAACTATGTAAATTAAAAATATAAAACCTATTAACAAATACTTCTTCATCTAATTTTTCCACCATTATTTAATGTAGTGCACATAATCTTTTAATCCTCTTAAAATAAATAATTTTTTTAGCACAAATCGTCCAGTTGATCTATCAATTGGATATCCACCACTTTTCAATAATTCAAATCCTTCATATGCTAATGAAATTATTCTTTCTATATAATTTTTAGTAAATTTTGAATCTATATTTTCAAAATTAATTTCATTTTCTTTAATAGAAAAAAGTTCTATATATTCTGATGTAGCTAAATTTATATCTTCGTTTTCAAAATCTTCTTTCATATCAAAAAAATCATCTAATCCTTGTAAACTCATTCCTATTTTAAATAATCCTTTAGAAAATAATTCTAACTTCTCATTTTTTTCTACCAAACTAGGTATAAAAAGACTTATATCTAAAAGTTCTCCGCCTATATAACGATGAATATTTGTTTCTATATAAGACATACTCGGATATCTATCGTATAAATTTCTTCGTCTTAAATTTTCTCCATTTGCTATTGAGTATATTTTATCTAACAATCTAATATTTAAATTACCTATTTTTTCTTTTCTTTCAAGATGTATAATATCTTCAGTTAATATATTTTGACAAATAAGGGTCATCATTGCATTTTCAACTACTAAGTTAGATAGTCCTTCAATAAATATTATTCCTTTTCGTTCTTTATCTAATACATTATCTACTGATGTTACGATCTGTCTTATCAATAAAATAATTTTTCCATACAGTACACATCTATTTTTATCTATTTTACTTTCTAACAATAAAGATAACATTAAAATAGTAAAGAAATTTACTTTAAAAGACATAACAAAATTTTTGTCATTATTTTTTAATACAATTTTACTTGCAAAATTATATTTTTTTAAATCACTTTCTAGTAATTTTTGACTTTCCTTTAGAACAAAAAAACCATTTATTAAACTTTGGGATAGTAATCTCATATCTATTTCTTTCTCCTCTAAGAATTTTATATATTATTTTATATTATAACACATAATGTCTAAAATTGGCATTTATCGGTACTCTCTTTTAAAAAAATTGCATTTAAACTCTAATATTAGAATCTAAATGCAATAATTATTACTCTTTTATAGATTGTTTTATTTTCTTGCTTAACCCGTAAATTTTATCTATTGATATGCTACATAATCCTATTCTTATCTCATTTTTTAGTGGCACTACAAATATATTTTCTGATTCTAGTTTTTTAACAACTGCTTCTATATCCTGCTTTATAGGAATTGTTATAAAAAAACCATCTCTATATGGAAATACTTTTAATTCAATTTCTCTAGACTCTTTTAAAAATATTTCTGCTCTTTTATACAACATGTCCCTATATCTATTTCTTTCTAAAGATAAATTTTCTAATTTTTTATCATCTAAAACTATTTGTGATAATAATGCCATTGCTCCTCTAGAAATATTTGACCAAGTAGCTCTACACGAAAATTTATTTACATCTAAAAATTCATCTATAACATTTTTATTTTTAGACAATGCCAATTGAGCTCCTGCCCTTAATCCATAACAAGTATATGACTTTGACATGCTAAATAAAAAAATAACTAATAAATTTTCTAATAAATTTTTAAATAAATTTCTATATTCATTTAAATTTCTTTTTGAAAAATCCATATATGCTATATCATTTAATAAAATTATATTTTTTTCCTCTGAACACTCTTCTAAAAATTTTAAAATTTCTTTCCATTCATTTATTTCTAAAGTATACCCAGTTGGATTATGACAAGGATCATTTATTATTATAACTACATTTTCTTGCTCTTTTAATAATTTTACTACTTTATTTTTAAAATCTTTTATATTAAATTTGCCAGTTTCATCAAACATCTCATATGTATCAAATGAGGCCCCTACTTCTTCAGCCATAATTTTATATGGCCCCCACATAAGTTTTGGCAAAAGTACTTTTTCTCCAGGATTTAAATAATTTTTCAAACTATTTCTAATAGCTCCTGTTCCTCCTGGTGTTGCAATAACTTCTGTAAAATGACCTATAAAATCATCTTTATAGTTTTTCCCTAAAACTATTTGTCTTACAGCTTCTTTGTATAAACTGTCTCCGTCAATTTCTGAAGCATATGAAAAAATATCTGTTACTTCTAAATTTCTATAAGTATCAACTACAGTATCTAAACTTACTAGTTTTTCATTATCATCATATAAAACTCCTATAGTTGCATTAATTACATTTTCTTTTCCATATATTTCTATAGCTTTTTTAGCTCTATCTGTTATTGCAAATACTTTATCATCTAATGATTTTCCTACTGATCCTTTGCCTATCATATAATATTCTCCTTTTTCTTTATTACACTATATATTTTACTGAAAAAAATATATAATTTCAAGAAAAAATTGAAAAATTTTTTTTATTTATCCGATATGATAAAGTTATTTTTCTTTTATCTTAATTTTTAATAATTTTCTGTAGTTACTTTTATTTTTATAGAATCCTCATTTATAGCTACTCCTTGTGATACAACAATTGGAATTTGTTGTTCATTAGAAAATCCTATAGTCTCACCATCATTTAATTTTATATCTGAACTTATTACATAATCAACAATATCTAACATAAAGTCAAATAGTTCACTAAATTCTATATCTGTGTCTAATATTTCTATTTCTTTTTTATCAAAAAATACCATTCCTTTTGTGTATGACGAAATTCCATTATCTGTTTTATAAAAATTTATATTTACCAATGCCAAAACTGGTAATTCTCCATCTTTTAGTTGCTGAGCTATTTCTATATATATTTTTGTAGGAAGAGCTATTATTTCGTCACAAATCCCTAATGTATTTGACAATTTTAAAATAGATGCATTTATTTTTACAAATAATTTAGCTATTTTTTCTATATCTTTTTTTCCTAAAATACTAACTTCTATAAAAGACTTTATCTTTTTTATATCTTCTATCCCATTTTCCCAATAATTACTATCTTTTACTTCTTTTTCTACATCTTCTCTTTTAGTAATTTCTTTTTGAAAAGATATTTCAACAATAGTATTCCCTATATTAAACTCCAATTTACCATCTGTATCTTCTTGCTCTACTAGTATATCCCAATCATTTTTTAAATTATCTTTAATTTTTTTAAAATCACATTGTTCATCATTTAATAAAATAACACTTTTTCTTTTAATATCCATTTTTTCTCCTTTAATTCTCCCAAGCAATATCTACTATCATACCACTTGAATCTGTTATCACTACTAAAATTTCGTCACTTATATTTCCATCTAACATAAAATCCCACACTGCATATTCATCATTTCCAGGATACAGTCCTATTCTTTGAAGATTTAACCTATCAAATAAGTTATCTTTTTCTTGATCTAAACTATCTATTGCAATATCCTTTGACTCTAATTCATCTATATGAAATTCTATCCATTCATCAACTATACCTTCATTCATAAAATTTTGCTCAAGTAAATTTTCTATTTCAACACGTAAAAATGGAATTTTTGATACATATTCATCATATTCCAAAATCCAGTCTTTCCGTCCTATAACATCTTCTAAGTAAAGCTCTAAATCTATATCTCTATCGTCTAAATGAATTCTTTTTTCATATTCGCCACCACCTAATGATATCTCTCCAAAAAATCTTATTTTCATCTATACACCTCAAATATTTCTTTTATACTGAGTAATAATTTAAAATTCAACTATTATTATCCATATTCAAATTGTAACATAAAATAAATTTATCTGCTATAAAAAAGAATTTTTTTAAGACTTAACTACATAAATATGCTAAAATATAAAATAATATACAGAAGGGAATAGAATTATGGAAAAAAAGATACGTGTAACTCTAAGCAAAAATATTTCAGAAATATTGTCTACTGATTCTAAAAGTTTTAAAATTACAAAAAACTATTTAATTAATTATATATTTCAACATATGAAAGAAGAAAACCTAAGCAATTGCCCTGATATTCAAGATGAAAAAGTTGTTATTCAATTTAATTTAAATAAAAAAAATAAAGAAATCTACTACGATTTTCTAAGAGAGAGAAATATTCAAGTTGAAGCAGAATTTATAAGAAAACTAATCTATAAATATGTTAATCAATCTAAGAGTAATCGAGAAATCTTTGTATTTCAGGAAAATGTAGATAGAATAAAATATGCCATAGAAAATAAAAAAATTATAAAATTAAAATTTAACGATAAAAGAGAAACTACTGTATTACCATTTCACATTGGAACATCTAAATTAGAATTAGCTAATTATTTATTTTGTTATGACTATTTAGAACATAAATATAAAAATTATAAATTCAATAATATCAATATTATCTATATCACAAAAGAAAATGACACTTGGAAAGATCAAATTTTTATTGAAAATGTTATTAAAAACTTCGATCCTTTTTTATCAGAAGGACAAAAAATAAAAGCTATTTTAACAGAAGAAGGAAAAAATCTACTAGATAAAATTGCTCTAAATAGACCAGAAACTCTCTGTATCAATAATAATAATATATATGAATTTAAATGTTCCGAACATCAAGCTAAAAGATATTTCTCTTATTTTCTTGATGAAATAGAAATTTTAGAACCAGTATCTCTACGAGAATGGTTTATCTCAAAATTTTCAAATGCCCTAAAAAAATATAATAAATAAGAGAGCCTAGGCTCTCTTATTTTAAATTTATTTCATTTAATATTGAATACGCAAGTTTTTCTTTGCTTTCTTCTGGTAATTCTTTAATATTGTTTTTATCTTTAATTATAAGTATTTCATTAGTTTTCTTTTGCATATTATGAGCATTATTTGCAACTATCATATCAAGATTTTTCTTTTTTAGTTTTCCTAATGCATTTTCTATAATATTTTGTGTTTCAGCTGCAAATCCTATTAGATATTGATTTTTTTTCAGTTTACCCATCTCAAATAAAATATCAGGATTTCTATCTAATACAATAGTCAAATCTTCATCTTTTTTCTTAATTTTTTCTGTAGAGTAAGTTTTAGGCTTATAATCTGCAACAGCAGCACATGCAACTGCTATATCTACACTAGAAAATACTTTTATTGCAGCCTCATACATTTCTTGTGCACTTCTAACCTGAACAAATTCTTTTAATCCCTCTGGAATTTCTAGATTAGTTGGCCCTGATATTAAAGTAACTTGTCCCCCCATTTTAACTGCAGCTTTTGCTAAAGAATATCCCATTTGTCCACTAGATCTATTTGATAAATATCTAACAGGATCTATTGGTTCTTCTGTTCTTCCTGCTGTTATTAATATTTTTTTTCCTTTTAATAGTGTATTATTATTTGTATTTAAATCATTTTCAATAATTTCTACTATTTCTTCTTCAT from Fusobacterium hominis includes the following:
- a CDS encoding DUF2147 domain-containing protein, whose product is MKKYLLIGFIFLIYIVNSYGKDLYLGYWLLPNEKVIIEIKKENLEYIGYVRWLKDRVYPEKDKMAGQEQIDRKNPNKNLRNRKIIGLRVVGGLYKGSDNKLIGGWIYDSWNGKMYYGTASILDEDTLNLKGSFDKWGILGYTMKIKRCKNINEYIE
- a CDS encoding pyridoxal phosphate-dependent aminotransferase; the encoded protein is MIGKGSVGKSLDDKVFAITDRAKKAIEIYGKENVINATIGVLYDDNEKLVSLDTVVDTYRNLEVTDIFSYASEIDGDSLYKEAVRQIVLGKNYKDDFIGHFTEVIATPGGTGAIRNSLKNYLNPGEKVLLPKLMWGPYKIMAEEVGASFDTYEMFDETGKFNIKDFKNKVVKLLKEQENVVIIINDPCHNPTGYTLEINEWKEILKFLEECSEEKNIILLNDIAYMDFSKRNLNEYRNLFKNLLENLLVIFLFSMSKSYTCYGLRAGAQLALSKNKNVIDEFLDVNKFSCRATWSNISRGAMALLSQIVLDDKKLENLSLERNRYRDMLYKRAEIFLKESREIELKVFPYRDGFFITIPIKQDIEAVVKKLESENIFVVPLKNEIRIGLCSISIDKIYGLSKKIKQSIKE
- a CDS encoding DUF4261 domain-containing protein: MDIKRKSVILLNDEQCDFKKIKDNLKNDWDILVEQEDTDGKLEFNIGNTIVEISFQKEITKREDVEKEVKDSNYWENGIEDIKKIKSFIEVSILGKKDIEKIAKLFVKINASILKLSNTLGICDEIIALPTKIYIEIAQQLKDGELPVLALVNINFYKTDNGISSYTKGMVFFDKKEIEILDTDIEFSELFDFMLDIVDYVISSDIKLNDGETIGFSNEQQIPIVVSQGVAINEDSIKIKVTTENY
- a CDS encoding DUF2004 domain-containing protein, whose protein sequence is MKIRFFGEISLGGGEYEKRIHLDDRDIDLELYLEDVIGRKDWILEYDEYVSKIPFLRVEIENLLEQNFMNEGIVDEWIEFHIDELESKDIAIDSLDQEKDNLFDRLNLQRIGLYPGNDEYAVWDFMLDGNISDEILVVITDSSGMIVDIAWEN
- a CDS encoding WYL domain-containing protein, translating into MEKKIRVTLSKNISEILSTDSKSFKITKNYLINYIFQHMKEENLSNCPDIQDEKVVIQFNLNKKNKEIYYDFLRERNIQVEAEFIRKLIYKYVNQSKSNREIFVFQENVDRIKYAIENKKIIKLKFNDKRETTVLPFHIGTSKLELANYLFCYDYLEHKYKNYKFNNINIIYITKENDTWKDQIFIENVIKNFDPFLSEGQKIKAILTEEGKNLLDKIALNRPETLCINNNNIYEFKCSEHQAKRYFSYFLDEIEILEPVSLREWFISKFSNALKKYNK
- the coaBC gene encoding bifunctional phosphopantothenoylcysteine decarboxylase/phosphopantothenate--cysteine ligase CoaBC, giving the protein MKNILIGVTGGIAAYKSANIISKLKKRGYNVKVIMTENATKIITPLALETLSRNRVYVDMWDKTPHFEVEHISLAEWADLVLIAPATYNIVGKVANGIADDMLSTVISATVKPVYFALAMNVNMYNNPILKENIEKLKKYGYKFIEADEGFLACNVNAKGRLKDEEEIVEIIENDLNTNNNTLLKGKKILITAGRTEEPIDPVRYLSNRSSGQMGYSLAKAAVKMGGQVTLISGPTNLEIPEGLKEFVQVRSAQEMYEAAIKVFSSVDIAVACAAVADYKPKTYSTEKIKKKDEDLTIVLDRNPDILFEMGKLKKNQYLIGFAAETQNIIENALGKLKKKNLDMIVANNAHNMQKKTNEILIIKDKNNIKELPEESKEKLAYSILNEINLK